The Terriglobales bacterium genome includes a region encoding these proteins:
- a CDS encoding histidinol-phosphate transaminase: MPISRRNLLSKLVATAVTGAAVQALGDLSLANASTAPRMSSTTGPIFLCSNENAYGPSEKVLAAMREASSGGNRYPRTEYDSLLNKIAALHRVRPEQIVLGCGSSEVLRIAAAAFLGPGKRLVQASPTFPLPGEFAQSVGAEVISVPLNKMHEHDLEAMLARVDASIGLVYICNPNNPTGTLTARKDIETFVSKLPAKTIVLIDEAYHHFAGGSSSYASFLDHPLDDGRVMVVRTFSKIYGLAGMRVGYAVATPEIALRLSKDRLRLGVSVISAKAAAAALDDSQYVLTAAKRNANDRQEFMNQVNARMLRALDSQTNFVMLDPLRPVDQVLGHLKQNNILVAPPIPAMNKYICVSLGTPAEMLEFWRVWDLMPPQKMAM, from the coding sequence ATGCCCATCTCGCGCAGAAATCTTCTTAGCAAACTGGTGGCGACTGCTGTGACCGGCGCGGCCGTCCAGGCGTTGGGCGATTTATCGCTCGCCAACGCGTCCACTGCGCCTCGGATGAGCTCGACTACTGGGCCCATCTTCTTATGTTCCAACGAAAATGCCTATGGGCCATCGGAAAAAGTACTGGCCGCCATGCGGGAAGCTTCATCGGGCGGCAACCGGTATCCGCGCACGGAATACGATTCTCTGCTCAACAAGATTGCCGCTCTCCATCGAGTCAGGCCGGAACAGATTGTCCTGGGTTGCGGCTCCTCTGAAGTATTGCGCATAGCCGCAGCAGCGTTTCTTGGCCCCGGGAAAAGACTTGTCCAAGCGTCGCCGACATTCCCTTTGCCGGGTGAGTTTGCCCAAAGCGTCGGCGCTGAGGTCATCAGCGTTCCACTCAACAAGATGCACGAACACGACCTGGAGGCGATGCTCGCCCGCGTGGACGCATCCATCGGCTTGGTATACATATGTAACCCCAACAACCCGACGGGCACGCTGACTGCGCGAAAAGACATCGAAACCTTTGTCAGCAAACTCCCAGCAAAAACAATCGTGCTGATCGACGAGGCATATCATCATTTTGCCGGCGGAAGTTCGAGCTACGCTTCCTTTCTCGACCACCCTCTTGACGACGGCCGCGTAATGGTCGTCCGCACGTTCTCGAAAATTTACGGTCTCGCTGGAATGCGGGTTGGCTACGCAGTTGCCACCCCGGAGATCGCTCTCCGTCTCTCGAAAGACCGTCTGCGGCTTGGCGTTAGTGTAATTTCAGCAAAAGCCGCTGCCGCCGCTCTCGACGATTCACAGTACGTGCTCACAGCCGCGAAGCGAAATGCCAACGACCGCCAGGAGTTCATGAATCAGGTCAACGCTCGCATGCTTCGCGCCCTCGATTCGCAAACCAACTTCGTCATGCTTGATCCGCTGCGCCCTGTAGATCAGGTCCTCGGACACCTCAAGCAAAACAACATACTCGTTGCTCCGCCTATCCCGGCCATGAACAAATACATTTGTGTCTCTCTTGGGACACCAGCGGAGATGTTGGAATTCTGGCGTGTATGGGATTTGATGCCTCCTCAAAAAATGGCCATGTAA
- a CDS encoding OmpA family protein, translating into MSILFKKVSILILISTLGLATQAVNGQSAESAEQKANSAPIYKVTVVARTTDAINYLHHSGATKIDFRGTALLPDAHGEATVESKRGRLDIDTRFEKLQAATMYGPEYLTYVLWAITPEGRAENLGEVLLDESRGKLHVTTELQAFGLIVTAEPYFAVTQPSDVVVMENFVRSDTAGKIEQINARYELLERGQYTLNASPRDLRPMVLNSKTPIELYEARNALQIARWAGAETNANNSYSKAQQLLQQAEDYQNRKAGYKPVAMVAREAVQTAEDARIISMKKMQADRLATARERADQEAQARVAAEQNRIEAENQRSQAEIARIAAQTEAQKSQAEANQSKLAAEEAARKQQQAESEKAALRARLLQQLNSVLQTRDSDKGLVVTMADILFESGSWNLRAGTREKLARVAGVILSYPGLNLKIEGHTDGVGGDAYNQQLSEKRAAVVRDYLVQQGVSLNSVAAVGYGKTQPMASNDTAEGRRQNRRVDLIVSGEVIGTNLSSAQSE; encoded by the coding sequence ATGTCAATCCTGTTCAAGAAAGTGAGCATTTTAATCCTGATAAGCACGTTGGGGCTTGCAACTCAAGCCGTCAATGGCCAGAGTGCGGAGTCTGCCGAACAAAAAGCAAACTCAGCGCCAATTTACAAAGTCACTGTTGTCGCCCGCACCACGGATGCGATTAATTATCTTCACCACAGCGGAGCTACCAAAATTGATTTTCGCGGGACCGCGCTTCTTCCCGATGCACATGGAGAAGCGACCGTAGAAAGTAAACGCGGCCGTCTGGATATTGATACCCGCTTTGAAAAGCTGCAAGCGGCGACCATGTACGGACCGGAATATTTGACCTACGTACTCTGGGCAATTACGCCGGAAGGACGGGCAGAAAATCTTGGTGAAGTACTGTTGGATGAATCGAGAGGCAAACTTCACGTCACAACCGAGTTGCAAGCCTTTGGTTTGATCGTGACCGCCGAGCCTTATTTCGCCGTCACGCAGCCCAGTGATGTCGTAGTCATGGAAAACTTTGTGCGCTCTGATACCGCCGGCAAGATCGAGCAGATCAATGCCCGGTACGAACTGCTGGAGCGAGGCCAGTACACGTTGAATGCAAGCCCAAGAGACTTGCGGCCCATGGTCCTGAATTCCAAGACCCCGATTGAGCTCTATGAGGCACGCAATGCTCTCCAGATCGCCCGGTGGGCCGGCGCCGAAACCAATGCAAATAACAGCTATTCCAAGGCCCAACAGCTCTTGCAACAGGCCGAGGATTACCAAAACAGGAAGGCAGGTTATAAACCGGTTGCCATGGTTGCACGTGAAGCAGTTCAAACCGCTGAAGATGCCCGCATCATCAGCATGAAGAAAATGCAGGCAGATAGACTTGCAACCGCCCGAGAACGCGCCGATCAGGAAGCACAAGCGCGCGTCGCCGCTGAACAAAACCGGATCGAAGCTGAAAACCAACGCAGTCAAGCTGAAATCGCCAGGATTGCCGCCCAGACAGAGGCGCAAAAATCACAAGCCGAGGCCAATCAATCCAAGTTGGCAGCCGAAGAAGCTGCGCGCAAACAGCAGCAGGCGGAATCCGAAAAAGCCGCCCTGCGAGCGCGGCTCTTGCAGCAGTTAAATTCAGTCTTGCAAACACGAGATTCCGACAAAGGACTGGTCGTAACCATGGCCGACATCTTGTTTGAGTCTGGAAGTTGGAATTTGCGCGCTGGAACACGTGAAAAATTGGCGAGAGTTGCTGGAGTCATTTTGTCCTACCCGGGATTGAACCTGAAAATCGAAGGACATACCGACGGTGTTGGTGGTGATGCATACAATCAACAGCTCTCTGAAAAACGCGCGGCGGTAGTCCGTGATTATCTTGTTCAGCAAGGGGTCTCGCTGAACTCCGTGGCGGCCGTCGGATATGGCAAAACCCAACCGATGGCTTCGAACGATACAGCAGAAGGAAGACGGCAAAACAGGCGGGTTGACCTCATTGTTTCAGGTGAGGTAATCGGGACCAACCTTTCATCTGCGCAATCAGAATGA
- a CDS encoding galactose oxidase-like domain-containing protein, whose amino-acid sequence MQGQWSTLPYLMPINPVHMALMNNGLVLVVSGSGNVPTNTSYAAAVWDTQAGTITTQPLGWDMFCNGMTILPDGRPFVVGGTLQYDPFYGQLKTSAFDPATGTFTDLESMAHGRWYPTVTTLGDGTVMTFSGLADTGGTNTAVEIYTVGSGWSQEYPAPWTPPLYPRLHLLPNGTVFYSGSTTSSSIFDPSTHTWTVGVAQTNYSGTRTYGTSVLLPLTPDSGYKPVVMIMGGGNPATATTETIDLSSSTPQWVYGPSMSQSRVEMNATILPNGKVVALGGSAQDEDGSTASFNTDLYDPATNTFSTGAPNAYPRLYHSNALLLPDATVLVAGGNPARGTYEQHNEIYSPPYLFNSDGSLATRPSITGVTPTPLTYGGGFQVQTPDAANISSVVLMRPGAPTHAFDMEQRLVGLSYTAGSGVLNVTAPPNGNIAPPGYYLLFILNSAGVPSVATFVQLSASSGVPPTATITSPSSDVFVNPGQSAFFSGTGSAPNGSITKYSWTFPGGAPFSSSLATPGNVTYSTPGSHVASLTVTNNAGLTNQSPATRTITVPDFSLSAAPAWQLALPGGSVSYNATVTGGTGFTGMVTFSASGLPSGASATFNPSSISGSGSTTMKVSTGLLTLPGNYQITITGSTGGAVSHSTTVTMGLP is encoded by the coding sequence GTGCAGGGTCAATGGAGCACGCTGCCTTATCTGATGCCCATCAATCCTGTTCACATGGCGCTCATGAATAACGGCTTGGTACTGGTGGTTTCGGGATCGGGCAACGTTCCTACAAATACCAGCTATGCGGCCGCAGTCTGGGACACACAAGCCGGCACCATCACCACGCAACCGTTAGGATGGGACATGTTCTGCAACGGAATGACGATATTGCCGGATGGGCGTCCATTCGTCGTGGGCGGCACGTTGCAATATGACCCCTTTTACGGACAGCTCAAAACGTCAGCTTTCGATCCAGCGACCGGGACTTTCACGGACTTGGAAAGCATGGCGCATGGGCGCTGGTATCCGACAGTCACAACACTGGGCGATGGCACGGTGATGACTTTTTCAGGTCTGGCCGATACCGGCGGCACAAACACGGCGGTGGAGATCTATACCGTCGGTTCGGGATGGAGCCAGGAATATCCAGCGCCCTGGACTCCGCCGCTTTATCCGCGCTTGCACCTGTTGCCGAATGGGACAGTTTTCTATTCGGGCTCCACAACCAGCTCGAGCATTTTTGATCCATCCACGCACACATGGACGGTAGGTGTAGCCCAGACCAATTACAGCGGCACGCGAACCTATGGCACATCTGTGCTGCTGCCGCTCACCCCGGACAGTGGGTACAAACCGGTGGTCATGATCATGGGCGGCGGGAATCCTGCAACTGCTACCACCGAAACGATTGATCTATCTTCCAGCACTCCGCAGTGGGTGTATGGACCTTCAATGTCGCAATCGCGAGTGGAGATGAATGCAACTATCTTGCCGAATGGTAAAGTGGTGGCCCTCGGCGGATCAGCACAAGATGAAGATGGATCAACCGCCAGCTTTAATACCGACCTTTATGACCCGGCCACGAACACCTTCAGCACCGGTGCACCCAATGCGTATCCGCGCCTGTATCACTCAAATGCTCTGCTGTTGCCCGATGCTACGGTCTTGGTGGCTGGCGGAAATCCGGCGCGAGGCACTTATGAACAGCACAACGAGATCTATTCACCACCTTATCTGTTCAACTCTGATGGCAGCTTGGCCACACGGCCAAGCATCACTGGCGTAACACCAACTCCGTTGACTTATGGCGGCGGCTTTCAAGTGCAAACACCGGACGCGGCCAACATCAGCTCAGTGGTTTTGATGCGGCCAGGCGCACCGACCCACGCATTTGACATGGAGCAGAGGCTGGTCGGGCTATCCTACACGGCTGGAAGCGGCGTATTGAACGTCACCGCGCCGCCGAATGGCAACATCGCACCTCCCGGCTACTACTTGCTATTTATCTTGAACTCGGCGGGAGTGCCGTCAGTCGCCACTTTTGTGCAGCTTTCGGCGTCGAGCGGTGTTCCGCCGACGGCCACGATTACGAGTCCCTCCTCAGATGTCTTCGTTAATCCGGGTCAATCTGCTTTCTTTTCCGGCACGGGGAGCGCTCCCAATGGAAGCATTACCAAATATTCCTGGACGTTTCCGGGCGGTGCTCCTTTTTCAAGTTCGCTTGCGACCCCTGGCAACGTGACCTATTCGACCCCGGGAAGCCATGTGGCTTCACTCACAGTGACGAACAACGCAGGACTCACCAACCAGAGCCCTGCTACGCGCACAATCACTGTACCTGACTTTTCACTGTCGGCCGCTCCTGCCTGGCAACTGGCGTTGCCAGGCGGGAGTGTCAGTTATAACGCCACTGTAACCGGAGGCACCGGGTTCACAGGGATGGTTACCTTCAGCGCCAGCGGGCTTCCATCGGGGGCCAGTGCAACCTTCAATCCCAGTTCCATAAGCGGCTCCGGCTCAACCACAATGAAGGTCTCAACTGGTCTACTCACGCTCCCAGGCAACTACCAGATCACCATCACCGGTAGCACTGGTGGGGCTGTCAGTCACAGCACCACCGTGACCATGGGACTACCTTAG
- a CDS encoding STAS domain-containing protein, whose product MTQKDGNREIKDVPEDYALGANQAEAISVLLRELVAHLRQNRTQLREEWARRITEAQLLTAMSKDEIFAEATTVYDNYVEALETETFETLQAYARNLSERIIPRGVETHEVVGIVLLLRDVLARSLFAKYRSDFNKLNRILDAYEPAANRIANTVAVGFVQERERVIRQQQEAIRELSTPVLQVRERLLILPIIGVIDPQRARQLPEQLLRGIRTNRAKVVVIDITGVAAMDATVANHLVQTVEASRLLGATVIVTGLSPEIAQTLVKIGVDLGKMNTVGDLQGGIEQAERLLGYKVVPIVGAS is encoded by the coding sequence ATGACTCAAAAAGACGGTAATCGAGAAATCAAGGACGTGCCAGAGGACTACGCTTTAGGGGCGAACCAAGCTGAGGCAATTTCTGTACTGCTCCGAGAACTGGTCGCCCACTTGCGGCAGAACCGCACGCAACTCCGCGAAGAGTGGGCGCGGCGCATCACTGAGGCACAGTTGCTCACCGCGATGAGCAAGGACGAAATCTTTGCCGAGGCAACGACGGTTTACGATAACTATGTTGAAGCGCTGGAAACGGAAACCTTTGAGACCCTGCAAGCTTACGCGCGCAACCTGTCGGAACGCATCATTCCGCGAGGCGTGGAAACCCACGAAGTTGTAGGGATCGTGCTGCTGTTGCGCGACGTGCTTGCCCGCTCACTGTTCGCCAAATATCGATCGGACTTCAACAAACTCAATCGTATCCTCGATGCCTACGAGCCAGCCGCCAACCGCATCGCCAACACAGTGGCAGTCGGTTTCGTACAGGAGCGCGAGCGCGTCATCCGTCAGCAACAGGAAGCCATTCGCGAACTGTCTACCCCGGTGCTTCAAGTCCGCGAACGGCTGCTCATTCTACCCATCATCGGCGTAATTGACCCGCAGCGCGCCCGCCAGTTGCCGGAGCAGTTACTGCGCGGCATCCGCACCAACCGCGCCAAAGTGGTGGTTATTGATATCACGGGCGTGGCCGCCATGGACGCCACGGTAGCCAATCACCTGGTGCAGACGGTCGAAGCTTCACGGCTGTTAGGCGCCACGGTGATCGTCACTGGCCTCTCGCCCGAAATCGCCCAAACTCTCGTGAAGATTGGTGTAGACTTGGGCAAGATGAACACCGTTGGTGACCTGCAGGGTGGCATCGAGCAAGCCGAACGCCTGCTTGGGTATAAAGTGGTGCCGATTGTGGGAGCTTCATAA
- a CDS encoding STAS domain-containing protein: MEVPILKQGDVLIATIQAALTDADILHLRTALIHQVVRSRSRGVIIDVTALDVMDSFASRTLREVAHMIRLRGAETVIVGIQPEVAFSMVQLGLTMVDVSTALDLEEGLAYLNQKFKANS; encoded by the coding sequence GTGGAAGTTCCAATCTTAAAACAGGGAGATGTCCTCATTGCGACCATCCAGGCGGCACTGACGGACGCAGATATTCTCCACCTTCGTACCGCGCTCATTCACCAGGTAGTGCGCTCCCGTTCTCGCGGGGTAATTATTGACGTCACAGCGCTGGACGTGATGGATTCGTTTGCTTCCCGCACCCTGCGGGAGGTGGCACACATGATTCGTCTGCGGGGAGCGGAGACTGTCATTGTGGGCATCCAGCCAGAAGTCGCTTTTTCGATGGTCCAATTGGGATTGACAATGGTAGACGTGTCGACCGCGCTCGATCTGGAAGAGGGGTTGGCTTACTTGAATCAAAAATTCAAAGCGAATTCTTGA
- a CDS encoding SpoIIE family protein phosphatase, giving the protein MPSAVEWGVASSALSGQPRSGDHHVVMPFLDGLLIAVLDGVGHGEEAAAASRTASVILEKHAADPVIALVQRCHQELRETRGVVMSVASFNIRHGLMTWLGVGNVEGTLLRGGPSFPQVEESLLLRAGVVGAQLPPLQAAVLPVSAGDTLIFTTDGVHNDFALAPAHNQQPQKAAEDILERHSKTTDDALVLVARYLGNCR; this is encoded by the coding sequence GTGCCATCCGCGGTCGAATGGGGTGTCGCCTCTAGTGCGTTATCAGGACAGCCACGTTCGGGTGACCACCACGTGGTAATGCCATTTTTGGACGGACTGTTGATTGCCGTACTGGATGGGGTTGGACATGGGGAAGAAGCCGCGGCAGCCTCCAGAACTGCCAGCGTTATTCTGGAAAAGCATGCTGCGGATCCCGTGATTGCACTGGTCCAGCGGTGTCATCAAGAACTCCGGGAAACACGCGGCGTCGTAATGAGTGTAGCTTCATTCAATATCCGCCACGGGTTGATGACTTGGCTGGGTGTTGGGAATGTCGAGGGGACACTGCTTCGCGGCGGTCCGAGCTTTCCACAAGTGGAGGAGTCTCTATTACTGCGCGCTGGTGTGGTCGGAGCCCAGTTGCCTCCGCTGCAAGCAGCGGTTTTGCCGGTAAGCGCCGGCGACACACTCATCTTTACTACGGACGGCGTCCATAACGATTTCGCACTTGCGCCGGCGCACAACCAGCAGCCGCAAAAGGCCGCCGAAGATATTCTGGAACGCCATAGCAAGACCACAGACGACGCACTCGTGCTGGTTGCGCGCTATTTGGGGAATTGCCGATGA
- a CDS encoding anti-sigma regulatory factor: MEQETRVPISLDKDIVDARQKGRSIALALGFSSGDATLVATAISELARNIVSYAKYGEIVIQVIHGSPQLGIQVTAHDQGPGIHDVQQALRDGFSTSGSLGLGLPGVKRLMDEFQVDSQEDRGTTVIIKKWKR; the protein is encoded by the coding sequence GTGGAACAGGAAACCCGGGTTCCGATCAGCTTGGACAAGGATATTGTAGATGCCCGGCAGAAGGGCCGCTCAATCGCCCTGGCCTTGGGTTTTTCCTCAGGGGACGCCACCTTGGTTGCGACGGCCATTTCCGAGTTGGCCCGCAACATCGTATCTTATGCCAAGTATGGCGAGATTGTTATCCAGGTTATCCACGGATCCCCACAACTGGGCATTCAGGTCACCGCTCACGACCAAGGACCTGGAATACACGATGTTCAACAAGCCCTGCGCGACGGGTTTTCGACCTCGGGGAGTCTGGGTTTGGGTTTGCCGGGTGTGAAACGATTGATGGATGAGTTTCAAGTTGATTCGCAGGAGGATCGCGGCACCACCGTTATTATCAAGAAATGGAAGCGATAG
- a CDS encoding YSC84-related protein, with protein sequence MKRNKWISMILSVFMLLGISQAATDRSNEIKRIESAATVMDEIMAAPDKGIPEDVLSSATCVAVVPSMIKGGFIVGADYGKGVATCRTESGWSAPAPFVVGGGSLGFQIGGEAVDLVMLVMNEKGMRQLLSSKFKLGADASVAAGPVGRRAEGNTDWKMRAEVLTYSRARGIFAGISLNGAVIKQDNDDTRALYGKPTSFSAILKGQIAAPVGSEPFLTAITKYAAQARKEAASESNAGRDPQTASNTTTNQPRMLTAGEAKGQIEEKLRTEPGLDSKQVQVSLTDKTVELSGSVPTNNDRQKAIRIAQSFAGDRQVEDHLTIQSQ encoded by the coding sequence ATGAAACGTAATAAATGGATATCAATGATCTTGAGCGTTTTTATGTTGCTGGGAATTTCCCAGGCAGCTACAGACCGCTCGAACGAAATTAAACGGATAGAGTCTGCAGCCACGGTGATGGATGAAATCATGGCCGCGCCTGATAAGGGAATTCCCGAGGACGTTTTGAGTTCCGCAACGTGCGTGGCGGTGGTGCCCTCCATGATCAAGGGGGGATTCATTGTGGGAGCAGACTATGGCAAGGGTGTAGCCACCTGCCGTACTGAATCAGGATGGAGTGCGCCGGCCCCGTTCGTTGTTGGCGGTGGCAGCCTCGGCTTCCAGATCGGCGGTGAAGCTGTGGACCTGGTCATGCTGGTGATGAATGAGAAAGGCATGCGCCAATTACTCTCCAGCAAATTCAAGCTGGGGGCCGATGCTTCCGTGGCGGCTGGGCCCGTTGGCCGGCGTGCAGAGGGCAACACAGACTGGAAGATGCGTGCTGAAGTTTTGACCTATTCACGCGCACGTGGCATTTTTGCAGGCATTTCCCTGAACGGCGCGGTCATCAAGCAGGATAACGATGATACCCGGGCCCTTTATGGGAAGCCCACATCATTCAGCGCGATTCTCAAGGGGCAAATAGCGGCTCCGGTTGGTTCTGAGCCCTTCCTTACGGCCATCACAAAGTACGCAGCTCAGGCAAGAAAAGAAGCTGCCTCGGAGAGCAACGCCGGCAGAGATCCGCAAACCGCAAGTAACACCACTACCAATCAGCCCCGCATGCTGACTGCGGGCGAAGCCAAAGGCCAGATAGAAGAAAAGCTGCGTACCGAACCGGGACTGGATAGCAAACAAGTCCAAGTCTCACTGACCGACAAAACAGTGGAGCTGTCGGGATCGGTTCCCACCAACAATGACCGGCAGAAGGCCATTCGTATTGCGCAATCTTTTGCTGGAGACAGACAGGTGGAAGACCATCTAACAATCCAAAGCCAATGA
- a CDS encoding zinc dependent phospholipase C family protein yields the protein MFRAGLLLCLVLSFTQTSLSYSVLTHEEIVDLLWADHIKKLLLKRFPDATEDQLREAHAYAYGGCVIQDMGYYPLGSKEFSNLVHYVRSGDFVVTLIHDATDINEYAFALGALSHYVADNDGHPTVNHAVGVEYPNLRAKYGDQVTYGENPTAHVKTEFGFDVVEVAKHRYPSDAYHDFIGFKVAKPLLERAFRETYGIELTDVFGNLDLAIGTYRRAVSKIIPEMTRVALLSKRADIVHDTPNFSEKKFLYRISRTEYEKEWGADYKKPGRGARILAFLFRLIPKVGPLKAIDFKIPTTATEALFIKSIDTTTDQYQSLVDELRVGPIHLINRDCDTGKPTRPGEYKLTDAAYAQLLHRLTLRKFDLLTPELKDNITNYYSNLNAPLATKKSKDQWKMTLQELDNLKAAAPVVSVLQPAMRN from the coding sequence ATGTTTCGGGCAGGGTTGCTTCTGTGCCTTGTCCTGTCCTTCACTCAGACCTCGCTTAGCTACTCGGTCTTGACCCACGAAGAAATCGTTGACCTGCTTTGGGCAGACCATATCAAAAAGTTGCTATTGAAACGTTTCCCGGATGCCACCGAAGACCAACTGAGAGAGGCCCATGCTTATGCCTACGGCGGTTGCGTGATCCAGGACATGGGCTATTATCCGCTCGGCAGCAAGGAATTCAGTAATCTCGTTCATTACGTCCGCAGTGGAGATTTTGTAGTCACTTTGATTCACGATGCAACCGACATCAACGAATATGCCTTTGCCCTGGGGGCTCTTTCTCACTACGTGGCTGATAATGACGGCCATCCTACTGTCAATCATGCCGTGGGGGTGGAGTATCCCAATTTGCGCGCCAAATATGGCGATCAGGTGACCTATGGAGAGAATCCCACAGCCCACGTCAAGACGGAATTTGGTTTTGATGTTGTCGAGGTGGCCAAACATCGCTATCCGTCTGACGCTTACCATGATTTCATCGGCTTCAAGGTTGCCAAGCCGCTGCTGGAGCGCGCCTTCCGGGAGACCTACGGAATCGAGCTGACGGATGTTTTCGGCAACCTGGATCTCGCCATTGGCACTTATCGCCGTGCCGTCAGCAAAATTATTCCGGAGATGACCCGGGTGGCCTTGTTAAGCAAGCGAGCTGACATCGTGCATGATACGCCGAATTTTTCGGAAAAAAAGTTTCTCTATCGGATTTCCCGCACGGAATATGAAAAGGAGTGGGGCGCCGATTACAAAAAGCCCGGACGCGGCGCGAGAATACTGGCCTTTCTGTTCCGGCTCATCCCGAAAGTGGGGCCATTGAAGGCCATAGACTTCAAGATACCCACCACAGCAACCGAGGCGCTTTTTATCAAGAGCATTGATACTACGACCGATCAGTACCAGTCGCTGGTTGACGAATTACGCGTGGGCCCTATCCATTTGATCAATCGTGATTGCGATACCGGCAAGCCTACGCGGCCGGGGGAATACAAACTCACCGACGCAGCCTACGCGCAGCTTTTGCATCGTTTAACGCTGCGCAAGTTCGATTTGCTTACGCCAGAGCTGAAGGACAATATCACAAACTATTACTCCAATCTGAACGCTCCCTTGGCCACCAAGAAATCAAAAGACCAGTGGAAGATGACACTACAAGAACTTGACAACCTCAAAGCAGCGGCTCCAGTTGTATCGGTATTGCAACCAGCAATGCGCAACTGA
- a CDS encoding 4'-phosphopantetheinyl transferase superfamily protein: MLLTPDEQVRAARFHFEIDRTRFVIARARMRILLASYLGCAPAALAFSYNPQGKPYFTESPLSFNLSHAHERALLGITMNRAVGVDVEYVRADFATEEVAERYFSADELRALRSLPREQQATAFFHCWTQKEAYIKARGEGLSMPLADFTVCCQANECVRLIHHQDPREQERWELRNIPIADGYVSAIAVEGHNLRFEYFDWNDNNDVSDDGENSRFL; this comes from the coding sequence TTGTTGTTGACTCCCGACGAGCAAGTGCGCGCTGCCCGCTTTCATTTTGAAATTGATCGCACGCGATTCGTGATCGCCCGAGCGCGTATGCGCATTCTGCTCGCATCTTATCTGGGCTGTGCTCCGGCTGCACTTGCTTTCAGTTACAATCCGCAGGGCAAGCCATATTTCACCGAATCCCCACTTTCATTCAATCTGTCTCATGCACATGAGAGGGCGCTCCTCGGCATTACCATGAATCGCGCCGTCGGGGTTGATGTTGAATACGTACGCGCTGATTTTGCTACTGAGGAGGTAGCGGAACGCTACTTCTCCGCCGACGAGCTTCGCGCTTTGCGCTCATTGCCGCGTGAGCAGCAAGCAACAGCTTTTTTTCACTGCTGGACGCAGAAAGAAGCCTATATCAAAGCTCGCGGCGAAGGACTCTCCATGCCCTTAGCGGATTTCACAGTGTGCTGCCAGGCAAACGAATGCGTGCGGCTCATCCATCACCAGGACCCGCGCGAGCAAGAACGATGGGAGCTGCGTAACATCCCTATTGCTGACGGCTATGTCTCCGCTATTGCAGTTGAAGGCCACAACCTGCGTTTCGAGTACTTTGATTGGAATGACAACAACGATGTGAGTGACGATGGGGAGAATTCTCGGTTCTTGTAA
- a CDS encoding lmo0937 family membrane protein has product MLWTIFVILLILWLLGVVSSYTLGGFIHILLVIAIAVVLIRVIQGRRPAL; this is encoded by the coding sequence ATGCTTTGGACTATTTTTGTTATTTTGTTGATCCTCTGGCTGCTAGGGGTAGTAAGTTCCTACACCCTCGGTGGATTCATTCACATTCTATTGGTGATTGCCATTGCGGTTGTCTTGATCCGCGTGATTCAAGGCCGCAGACCGGCATTGTGA